The following proteins are encoded in a genomic region of Deltaproteobacteria bacterium:
- a CDS encoding ferredoxin:thioredoxin reductase — protein MNDVERLYETLKKVQEPKGYYFNKDKERVFELLEALLINKNRYGYMSCPCRLASGDRELDKDILCPCEYRAPDVEEYGSCYCNLYVSKAWNEDKVPRAHVPERRPAEKIPY, from the coding sequence ATGAACGACGTGGAAAGGCTATATGAGACGTTAAAGAAGGTTCAAGAGCCAAAAGGTTACTACTTTAACAAGGACAAAGAAAGGGTCTTCGAACTTCTTGAAGCTCTCCTTATCAACAAAAATCGCTATGGCTACATGTCCTGCCCTTGCAGGCTGGCCTCTGGTGACCGTGAACTGGATAAAGACATCTTGTGCCCCTGCGAGTACAGAGCCCCTGACGTAGAAGAGTATGGGAGCTGCTATTGCAACCTTTATGTTTCAAAGGCCTGGAATGAGGATAAGGTCCCTCGTGCACATGTGCCGGAGAGGAGGCCGGCGGAAAAAATCCCGTATTAA
- a CDS encoding glutaredoxin family protein, protein MQKPVNIYTLSTCSHCKATKKFLNDCAVKYDFVDVDLLDGEERAAILEDVKRWNPRCTFPTIIIGDKVVVGYREDEIKEALGL, encoded by the coding sequence ATGCAAAAGCCTGTTAATATCTATACGCTTAGTACCTGCAGTCATTGTAAAGCCACAAAAAAATTCCTGAATGACTGCGCTGTAAAGTACGATTTCGTTGATGTGGATTTGCTTGATGGGGAAGAAAGGGCGGCTATTCTGGAAGACGTAAAGAGATGGAATCCGCGGTGTACCTTTCCTACAATCATCATTGGCGACAAAGTCGTTGTCGGATACAGAGAAGACGAGATCAAGGAGGCTTTGGGATTATGA
- a CDS encoding peroxiredoxin, with product MRNKKTLLLLSGLAAIFCLSTSAFGLSDAFKNNIYNPGIMKPTDSVLKVKVGDRAPDFTLPAVSGGKVSLGQYLGKKNVVLSFVPAAWTPVCSDQWPGYNIVKQIFDKNNAILLGITVDNIPTLFAWTNQMGKLWFDILSDFWPHGAVAARYGVLRSGGVTERALFVIDKNGIVRYIDVHNINERPRLEVLVNELEKLGK from the coding sequence ATGAGAAATAAGAAAACTCTCCTTTTGCTATCTGGGCTTGCAGCAATATTCTGCTTGAGTACCAGCGCCTTTGGCCTTTCGGATGCATTCAAGAACAATATCTATAACCCGGGCATCATGAAGCCCACGGACAGTGTGTTGAAGGTCAAAGTGGGAGATCGTGCTCCTGACTTCACGCTTCCGGCCGTTTCTGGCGGAAAGGTTTCTCTTGGCCAGTATTTGGGGAAAAAGAATGTGGTTTTATCCTTTGTCCCCGCCGCATGGACCCCTGTCTGCTCGGATCAGTGGCCGGGTTACAATATCGTGAAACAGATTTTTGACAAGAACAATGCCATCCTGCTCGGCATCACAGTAGACAACATCCCCACCCTGTTTGCCTGGACCAACCAGATGGGTAAGTTATGGTTTGACATACTTTCTGACTTCTGGCCCCACGGTGCTGTGGCTGCCAGGTACGGGGTATTGCGCTCCGGTGGTGTTACGGAAAGAGCGCTCTTTGTCATCGATAAGAACGGTATTGTTCGATACATCGACGTGCACAATATCAACGAACGGCCTCGGCTCGAAGTGCTCGTCAACGAGCTGGAAAAGCTGGGAAAGTAG
- a CDS encoding redoxin domain-containing protein, with amino-acid sequence MFDSGPVAAGSTPKKGSALPEICLSVPKDPGHREYLGLSGQGLFRIGQIKAEAVIIEIFSMYCPHCQGEAPRVNELYESIEKSLNAKGKLKLIGIGAGNSAFEVGIFKETYKVPFPLFADGDFSIHKSLGEVRTPYFFGVKIKDDGTYEVFYSKLGGFNNADEFLQMMLKLSELD; translated from the coding sequence ATGTTTGATTCTGGGCCGGTTGCGGCCGGGTCGACACCGAAAAAGGGCAGTGCTCTGCCGGAAATATGCCTGTCAGTACCGAAAGACCCAGGGCATAGAGAGTATCTGGGCCTTTCAGGTCAAGGTCTGTTTAGGATAGGACAAATTAAGGCAGAGGCGGTAATCATAGAGATCTTCAGTATGTATTGCCCCCATTGTCAGGGTGAAGCGCCCCGTGTAAACGAGCTGTATGAGTCAATAGAGAAAAGCTTGAACGCCAAAGGCAAACTCAAGTTGATAGGCATTGGCGCGGGCAATTCAGCCTTTGAAGTGGGTATATTCAAAGAGACATACAAAGTTCCGTTTCCGCTTTTTGCAGACGGCGATTTTTCCATTCACAAAAGCCTGGGAGAGGTCAGAACGCCGTACTTTTTCGGTGTGAAGATCAAGGACGACGGAACCTATGAGGTCTTTTATTCCAAACTCGGGGGTTTCAACAATGCCGATGAGTTTTTGCAAATGATGCTCAAATTGTCAGAATTAGATTAG
- a CDS encoding FprA family A-type flavoprotein: MQGILIVYATRTSKTKDIAELIAEGIRSAGAEATVVNVTEVKKEADLEGYDAYVFGSATYHGQMMAGMRTMLFLAEKANLQGKAGGSFGAYGWSGEASGRIYDTMKNIFGMDLVSGPLRLKSALLQGGTKMAQDYGRKIGEKLGSS, encoded by the coding sequence ATGCAAGGAATACTCATAGTCTATGCGACAAGGACAAGTAAAACAAAGGATATCGCGGAACTGATTGCGGAGGGAATCCGTTCTGCGGGTGCGGAGGCCACCGTTGTCAACGTCACCGAAGTAAAGAAAGAGGCAGATCTCGAGGGCTATGACGCGTACGTCTTTGGCTCTGCCACTTACCACGGCCAGATGATGGCCGGCATGAGAACCATGCTGTTTTTGGCTGAAAAGGCGAACCTGCAAGGGAAAGCGGGCGGTTCTTTTGGAGCCTATGGCTGGAGCGGCGAAGCGTCGGGTCGTATCTACGACACGATGAAAAACATCTTTGGAATGGACCTGGTAAGCGGACCACTGAGACTGAAATCCGCCTTGTTGCAAGGCGGGACAAAGATGGCCCAGGATTATGGACGCAAAATCGGGGAAAAGCTGGGCTCGTCTTAA
- a CDS encoding desulfoferrodoxin → MTERLQVYKCEVCGNIVEVLHAGKGELVCCKQPMKLFVENTVDAAKEKHVPVVEKTEEGVKVKVGSVSHPMEEKHYIEWIEVIADGKAYRQFLKPGETPEAVFDIDAVQVTAREYCNLHGLWKA, encoded by the coding sequence ATGACGGAAAGACTGCAAGTGTACAAGTGTGAAGTGTGTGGGAACATTGTGGAGGTGCTCCATGCGGGTAAGGGCGAGCTTGTGTGCTGCAAGCAGCCGATGAAGCTTTTTGTCGAAAATACCGTGGATGCAGCAAAGGAAAAACATGTGCCTGTGGTGGAAAAGACGGAAGAAGGCGTCAAGGTAAAAGTCGGCAGCGTTTCCCACCCCATGGAGGAGAAGCACTATATTGAGTGGATCGAGGTGATCGCTGACGGAAAGGCCTACCGTCAGTTCTTAAAGCCTGGAGAAACCCCAGAGGCGGTTTTTGATATCGATGCAGTCCAAGTCACAGCCCGCGAGTACTGCAACCTGCACGGTTTGTGGAAAGCATAG
- a CDS encoding sigma 54-interacting transcriptional regulator, translating into MPSTARVFFPRSNFHPDCLNLAMEKPIKGSPDQDDEELDSTIVGQAPAMAQIKRHILRLGQCDLTVLITGESGTGKELVARAIHKCSPRAQKPFIKVNSAALPTDLFESELFGFEKGAFTGAFKKKPGKFQLAHSGTILLDEIGETHLPMQAKLLQVLEDNEFSPLGSTTNTRIDARVLATTNANLGQMLSRRRFRLDLYYRLSVVSIHIPPLRERRDDINLLCHHFLRKYAARYGTEYKPLSDQVRKQFYEYWWPGNVRELENVVQTITALGNEEIFYEKTRNHAPSGEPRNGRGPMMTTGAVTEIAAKLLTQYSLKDVSKKASRKAERDAIADVLCYTDWNRRKAAALLKISYRTLLYKIKECAIEESKHNDPERVAVEPGSPGCLRRHDCT; encoded by the coding sequence ATGCCAAGCACTGCTCGTGTGTTTTTCCCTCGTAGTAATTTCCATCCTGATTGTTTGAATCTGGCTATGGAAAAGCCTATCAAGGGATCGCCGGATCAGGATGACGAGGAATTGGACAGTACTATTGTTGGGCAGGCCCCGGCTATGGCGCAAATAAAGCGCCACATTTTGCGCTTGGGCCAATGTGATTTGACCGTGCTCATCACCGGCGAGAGTGGGACAGGCAAAGAACTGGTAGCCCGTGCAATTCACAAGTGTTCGCCCCGTGCACAAAAACCCTTCATCAAGGTCAACAGTGCTGCATTGCCGACAGATCTTTTTGAAAGTGAATTGTTTGGATTTGAAAAAGGGGCCTTCACTGGGGCCTTCAAGAAAAAGCCGGGAAAGTTCCAACTGGCTCACTCAGGCACCATCCTTTTGGATGAGATCGGGGAAACTCACTTGCCTATGCAAGCCAAGCTGCTACAGGTGCTTGAGGATAACGAATTTTCACCTCTGGGGAGCACTACCAATACAAGAATAGATGCCCGCGTCCTGGCAACTACTAACGCCAACCTTGGTCAGATGCTTTCCCGGAGGCGCTTCAGATTGGACCTTTATTATCGCCTGAGCGTTGTCTCCATTCATATCCCGCCCCTAAGGGAACGCAGGGACGACATTAATTTGCTGTGCCACCACTTCCTGAGGAAATATGCGGCCCGCTATGGCACGGAGTATAAGCCTCTTTCCGACCAAGTCCGAAAGCAGTTTTATGAGTATTGGTGGCCTGGAAACGTTCGCGAACTGGAAAATGTTGTCCAAACCATCACTGCGCTCGGAAACGAGGAGATCTTTTATGAAAAGACCAGAAATCATGCTCCTTCAGGGGAACCGCGGAATGGGAGGGGACCTATGATGACTACAGGGGCTGTGACTGAGATCGCGGCCAAGCTGCTGACACAATACAGCTTAAAGGATGTCAGCAAGAAAGCTTCGCGCAAGGCCGAGAGGGATGCCATTGCTGATGTACTTTGCTACACTGACTGGAATCGCAGGAAAGCGGCAGCTTTGCTAAAAATTAGCTACAGAACCCTTCTTTACAAGATTAAAGAATGCGCAATTGAGGAAAGTAAGCATAATGACCCCGAAAGGGTAGCAGTAGAGCCGGGATCACCAGGTTGCCTTCGGCGACATGATTGTACCTGA
- a CDS encoding transcriptional repressor, translated as MIARLREEGYRLTPQRLAVLRILAASQKHPGVEGIYERVRGDFPMTSLATIYKTVTLLKEMGQVMELSFGGMGCRYDGRNPHPHPHLICLQCRNIVDADVGDVTGLCEEVSKKTGYRIVSHRLDFFGICRKCQEKE; from the coding sequence ATGATTGCTAGATTGAGAGAAGAGGGCTATCGTTTGACCCCTCAGAGGCTTGCTGTGCTGAGGATTCTGGCCGCTAGCCAGAAGCATCCCGGTGTGGAAGGGATTTACGAGCGCGTAAGAGGGGATTTTCCGATGACCAGCCTGGCCACTATATACAAGACTGTAACGTTGCTCAAAGAGATGGGACAGGTTATGGAACTCAGCTTTGGTGGTATGGGTTGCCGCTATGATGGGAGAAACCCACATCCGCACCCGCATCTCATATGCTTGCAGTGCAGAAACATCGTTGATGCGGATGTCGGCGACGTGACTGGACTGTGCGAAGAGGTATCAAAAAAAACGGGCTATCGGATCGTGAGCCATCGTCTCGACTTTTTCGGCATCTGCCGCAAGTGTCAGGAGAAGGAGTAG